A single window of Xiphophorus hellerii strain 12219 chromosome 12, Xiphophorus_hellerii-4.1, whole genome shotgun sequence DNA harbors:
- the LOC116729646 gene encoding LOW QUALITY PROTEIN: snake venom serine proteinase 11-like (The sequence of the model RefSeq protein was modified relative to this genomic sequence to represent the inferred CDS: inserted 2 bases in 1 codon; deleted 1 base in 1 codon; substituted 1 base at 1 genomic stop codon): MADPPVDFTEQLSIKKKKVSLFCFGLSFFVLLFCLVSGSASAVIEKRVLGSKSYKNKRSCHVQITSVQGGKSCGGALLNPRWVVTASHCAEQEVKLKFGLNIKWYMTLKLIGKKLEQTIPVKQQLTFKDEEEKAQDIMLIKPHEDVSPELLTISYDKKDCSRPEEDANVEIGGWKQRKQVRCATTQXENDKPGSIYNSDEATVMCAFKSGVESCFGKAGSAVEYNXKLLGIIVSQPVDKCAQHVVMHHEGALIRHRGWCLSPAVTG, from the exons ATGGCTGACCCTCCTGTTGACTTTACTGAACAACTGTCAA taaaaaaaaaaaaagtttctctgttctgttttggtttatCATTTTTTGTGCTGCTATTCTGCTTAGTTTCAGGCTCTGCATCAGCAGTCATTGAGAAGAGGGTTCTAGGGAGCAAGTCCTACAAAAACAAGAGGAGCTGCCATGTCCAGATAACATCTGTTCAGGGCGGGAAGTCCTGTGGAGGCGCTCTGCTCAACCCCCGCTGGGTCGTCACAGCCTCTCACTGTGCAGAGCA GGAAGTCAAATTAAAGTTTGGCTTAAACATCAAGTGGTACATGACCCTGAAACTCATT GGAAAAAAACTAGAGCAAACAATTCCTGTTAAGCAGCAGTTAACTTTTAAAGATGAGGAGGAAAAAGCCCAAGATATTATGCTCATAAAACCACATGAGGATGTCTCTCCTGAACTACTCACAATCAGCTATGACAAAAAAGACTGCAGTAGGCCAGAGGAGGATGCAAATGTGGAGATTGGGGGATGGAAGCAGAGAAAGCAG GTGAGATGTGCCACCACACA AGAGAATGATAAGCCTGGCAGCATTTACAACAGTGATGAGGCTACAGTTATGTGTGCCTTCAAATCTGGAGTGGAGTCCTGCTTT GGCAAAGCAGGTTCAGCTGTGGAGTACAACTGAAAACTCCTTGGAATTATTGTTAGCCAGCCTGTGGATAAGTGTGCACAGCATGTTGTAATGCACCATGAAGGAGCACTCATAA GACATAGAGGCTGGTGTCTGTCTCCAGCAGTCACTGGGTGA
- the LOC116729931 gene encoding trypsin-like, whose product MAKKKKVPQNLIRPIKDRASVRHQRSSTSRRTRMEHCFVFLLLVAGVASNTIEKRILGSASCGKNRQYHVQIESAQGGKSCGGALLNTRWVITASHCAEQTVKLKLGINNDVSIFTKAVSWFKGNSKKHEQTILAKQQHTFKDEEGKAHDIMLIQLSEDMSAKLPTISLPSGECTKLEPNTKVEIGGMGAKAKGGKPVGEVRCASTVISECGENDKPDSKYSSGESTICAFKPGVESCFGDAGSAVEYKGHLQGIVVSQPVDSCANSIVMLDICQYMEWIGKTMKEN is encoded by the exons atggcaaaaaaaaaaaaagtcccccAAAATCTGATAAGGCCTATAAAAGACAGAGCATCAGTCAGACACCAGAGGTCATCCACATCAAGAAGAACCAGGATGGAGCATTGCTTTGTATTCCTTTTGCTGGTTGCAG GTGTTGCATCAAACACTATTGAGAAGAGGATTCTTGGGAGTGCATCCTGTGGCAAGAATCGGCAGTACCATGTCCAGATAGAGTCCGCTCAGGGCGGAAAGTCCTGTGGAGGCGCTCTGCTTAACACCCGCTGGGTCATCACAGCTTCTCACTGTGCAGAGCA gACAGTCAAATTGAAGCTCGGCATAAACAATGACGTGTCCATTTTTACAAAAGCTGTCTCTTGGTTTAAAGGCAACTCCAAAAAACACGAACAAACTATTCTAGCCAAACAGCAGCACACCTTCAAAGATGAAGAAGGAAAAGCCCATGACATTATGCTCATCCAGCTGAGTGAGGACATGTCAGCCAAACTTCCCACCATCAGCCTCCCTTCAGGAGAATGCACAAAGCTAGAGCCAAACACAAAAGTGGAGATTGGAGGAATGGGAGCAAAGGCAAAAG gcGGTAAACCGGTTGGTGAGGTAAGATGTGCCTCCACAGTGATCTCTGAGTGTGGAGAGAACGATAAACCTGACAGTAAATACAGCAGCGGTGAATCTACAATCTGTGCCTTCAAACCTGGAGTGGAGTCCTGCTTT GGCGATGCAGGCTCAGCTGTGGAGTACAAAGGACATCTACAAGGAATTGTTGTTAGCCAGCCTGTGGATTCATGTGCTAATTCCATTGTAATGCTGGACATCTGTCAGTACATGGAGTGGATTGGTAAAACAATGAAGGAGAATTGA